The proteins below come from a single Halomonas binhaiensis genomic window:
- a CDS encoding recombinase-like helix-turn-helix domain-containing protein — MAHQDYNPQLKSWQRIIPSTEPGQGYIEPPGGFANPVWQTRANVPGEFEIDLLAALEEVFSDGVTELDALVEGLNARQHRDRHGQAWTQESFLQEMAVLG; from the coding sequence GTGGCGCATCAAGACTACAACCCACAATTGAAGAGCTGGCAGCGCATCATCCCTTCCACTGAGCCCGGGCAAGGCTATATCGAGCCCCCTGGCGGATTTGCCAATCCTGTCTGGCAGACTCGCGCCAATGTGCCAGGTGAGTTCGAGATAGATCTGCTGGCAGCCCTCGAAGAAGTGTTTAGCGATGGCGTGACCGAGCTAGATGCCTTGGTCGAAGGTCTCAATGCCCGCCAGCACCGTGACCGTCATGGCCAGGCCTGGACCCAGGAAAGCTTCCTCCAGGAAATGGCCGTCCTCGGATAG
- the nirD gene encoding nitrite reductase small subunit NirD, producing the protein MSWTTVCKTDQVQEDFPYSAKIDGKEIGVYVLDGDYYALEDVCPHAYALLSQGFVEDGQVECPLHEATFDIRTGKCLREPADRDLHVYPVRIIDNEVQLQTSEES; encoded by the coding sequence ATGAGTTGGACGACTGTCTGCAAGACCGACCAGGTTCAGGAAGACTTCCCCTACTCCGCCAAGATCGATGGCAAGGAAATCGGCGTCTATGTCCTCGACGGCGACTACTACGCCCTGGAAGACGTCTGCCCCCATGCCTATGCCCTGCTGTCGCAAGGTTTTGTCGAGGATGGACAGGTCGAGTGCCCCCTGCACGAAGCGACTTTCGACATCCGCACCGGCAAGTGCCTACGCGAGCCGGCTGACCGCGACCTTCACGTCTATCCGGTCCGCATCATCGACAACGAAGTACAACTCCAGACCAGCGAGGAGAGCTGA
- a CDS encoding GntR family transcriptional regulator — translation MLPLLAERTSIHLERSPKSPKYLCLRDAIIELIVEGHLSEGTRLPTEQELAANLPVSLGTVQKALRELVDSGDLYRRRRVGTFVAGGDHRREITTPAFRFLRPDGTRVRMVFIHLLKREHVLRQGTWSDILGECPSGYVRLIRQDRIDGAFDCHTEIHLRADMASTLLEADAEALEHESILPLLETQGRVTLSHAENRLRMVRLPKTIARIMHPGHDTSSATGLRLETFYCLADDTPVAWQVMHIPSNDYSLSLNTALR, via the coding sequence GTGCTACCTCTGCTGGCCGAGCGCACCTCCATACACCTGGAACGCTCTCCCAAATCTCCCAAGTACCTGTGCCTGCGCGATGCGATCATCGAGTTGATCGTGGAGGGGCACTTGAGCGAAGGCACGCGCCTGCCAACCGAACAGGAGTTGGCGGCGAACCTGCCCGTCAGCCTGGGCACGGTACAAAAAGCCCTGCGGGAACTGGTGGATAGTGGTGATCTCTACCGTCGCCGTCGCGTTGGCACATTCGTTGCCGGTGGCGATCATCGCCGCGAAATCACCACTCCCGCTTTCCGTTTCCTGCGCCCTGATGGCACCAGGGTACGTATGGTCTTCATCCATTTGCTGAAACGTGAGCATGTGCTTCGCCAGGGAACCTGGAGCGACATCCTGGGAGAATGCCCGAGCGGCTATGTCCGCTTGATACGCCAGGATCGTATCGATGGCGCCTTTGACTGCCATACCGAGATACACCTGCGGGCGGACATGGCATCTACCCTGCTGGAAGCTGATGCAGAAGCCCTGGAACACGAAAGCATCCTGCCTTTGCTGGAAACCCAGGGCCGGGTGACACTCAGCCATGCCGAGAATCGCCTGCGCATGGTGCGCCTGCCCAAGACCATCGCCAGGATCATGCACCCCGGCCACGATACGTCCTCTGCCACCGGCCTGAGGCTGGAAACCTTCTATTGCCTGGCAGATGACACCCCTGTCGCCTGGCAGGTCATGCATATTCCCAGCAATGATTACAGCCTGTCCCTGAATACTGCACTGCGCTGA
- a CDS encoding 5'-nucleotidase, lipoprotein e(P4) family — translation MWPAAAVTGLVASLAAGQALADDAICTQKAYSMGLRYQQQSAEAEALQRQGFALATYRLKEQIEEHGEDADLAIITDLDETVLDNSPLLARDMAECHDYTTWDTWKHWEREGDPRLIPGAKAFLDYADEKGVTIFYISDRYQENEADTIATLEALDLPQVSEDSVMLLGPPKAERRAKVADEHTLVMQLGDSLHDFDGKFADADLAGQHALVKENAERFGQDWIVLPNAAYGDWSDAELTTWGAPLETE, via the coding sequence CTGTGGCCTGCTGCTGCCGTCACTGGACTGGTGGCTTCCCTGGCGGCAGGCCAGGCGCTGGCCGATGATGCCATCTGTACGCAAAAGGCCTATTCCATGGGGCTGCGCTACCAACAGCAGTCTGCAGAGGCCGAAGCGTTGCAGCGCCAGGGCTTTGCTCTGGCCACATACCGGCTCAAGGAGCAGATCGAAGAACATGGTGAAGACGCTGATCTGGCGATCATTACCGATCTGGATGAAACCGTGCTGGATAACTCACCGCTGCTGGCACGGGACATGGCCGAGTGCCATGACTACACCACCTGGGATACCTGGAAGCATTGGGAGCGTGAAGGTGATCCCCGCCTGATCCCTGGTGCCAAGGCATTCCTCGACTATGCCGATGAGAAGGGCGTGACCATCTTCTACATATCGGACCGTTATCAGGAAAACGAAGCCGATACCATCGCTACCCTTGAAGCGCTGGATTTGCCCCAGGTCTCTGAAGACAGCGTCATGTTGCTGGGGCCACCCAAGGCGGAACGCAGGGCCAAGGTCGCTGACGAGCATACTCTGGTCATGCAGCTGGGAGACTCACTGCACGATTTCGATGGCAAGTTTGCCGATGCGGATCTGGCGGGTCAGCATGCGCTCGTCAAGGAGAATGCCGAGCGTTTCGGCCAGGACTGGATTGTGCTGCCAAACGCGGCCTACGGTGACTGGAGTGACGCTGAGCTGACAACCTGGGGAGCACCGCTGGAAACAGAGTGA
- the kdpF gene encoding K(+)-transporting ATPase subunit F: MQWLLLALSLLMGGYLFASLLWPERF, encoded by the coding sequence ATGCAATGGTTGTTACTTGCGCTCTCCCTGTTGATGGGAGGATATCTGTTCGCCTCGTTGCTGTGGCCCGAGCGCTTCTGA
- the kdpA gene encoding potassium-transporting ATPase subunit KdpA — translation MNNVMLCYALVFILAFPLGLYLARCLDDSPRASRLDRLFWPIEALLYRLAGVDAGSGMSWKSYAWAVIKLHVLMIILAWVTFMAQGILPLNPDDIPGMSWDTALHTAISFATNTNQQHYSGQAQLSYLSQTLAIVTLQFVTPATGLAVLVAIARVLLKRKDAETATDAGAQGNTPIDVGNYYRDLVRTLVRAMLPVAAVVALLLSWQGVPSTLHGAEVVQPLDASVSESQVIPRGPVAAMVAIKQLGTNGGGWYGPNSSVPLENPTALANVIETVSLLLFPVALLIAVGVMTGRRRLLFGIGTVMLVFSLISTSSAIISERAPNAAFSGLALSGSANMEGKELRFGPEMSALWGSWTTQTSNGSVNAMHDSFNPMGGLVELMDMFVNVTFGGVGVGLIGYLLYLMLAAFIGSLMIGRAPEILGKPLETREMRWISLAILAQPLVVLGLTAITLAFPSLTGNSNPGFHGLSQVLYEYTSAFANNGSGFEGLGDDTPWWNLSCGLALLAGRFLPMLAPLAVAAWLAQKRTAPAGRGTLSMDSAAFAGLTAGVIVIINLLGFLPVLVMGPVAEQLSLAF, via the coding sequence ATGAACAATGTCATGCTCTGCTACGCCCTGGTATTTATCTTGGCGTTTCCCCTTGGGCTGTATCTGGCCCGTTGCCTGGATGACAGCCCCAGGGCATCACGTCTGGACCGGCTGTTCTGGCCGATAGAGGCGCTGCTGTACCGTTTGGCAGGTGTCGATGCTGGTAGCGGCATGTCCTGGAAAAGCTATGCCTGGGCGGTGATCAAACTGCATGTGCTGATGATCATCCTGGCTTGGGTGACGTTCATGGCCCAAGGGATCTTGCCGCTCAATCCAGACGACATTCCGGGAATGTCCTGGGACACGGCGCTGCACACGGCGATTTCGTTTGCCACCAATACCAACCAGCAGCACTACTCGGGCCAGGCACAGCTGTCCTATCTCAGCCAGACACTGGCTATCGTCACTCTGCAATTCGTCACTCCTGCAACCGGCCTGGCAGTGCTGGTCGCCATTGCCCGGGTTCTGCTCAAGCGCAAGGATGCTGAAACGGCAACGGATGCCGGGGCACAAGGGAATACGCCCATTGATGTCGGGAACTACTATCGCGATCTGGTTCGTACCCTGGTGCGCGCGATGCTGCCAGTGGCGGCGGTGGTTGCCTTGCTGCTGAGCTGGCAAGGGGTGCCGAGCACGCTACATGGTGCCGAGGTGGTGCAACCGTTGGATGCCAGCGTCAGTGAAAGTCAGGTGATCCCGCGTGGACCGGTGGCCGCCATGGTGGCGATCAAGCAGCTCGGTACCAATGGCGGTGGCTGGTATGGGCCCAACTCCAGCGTACCGCTGGAGAACCCGACGGCCCTGGCCAATGTGATCGAGACCGTCTCCCTGTTGCTGTTTCCGGTGGCATTGCTGATTGCCGTTGGCGTGATGACCGGACGCAGACGGCTGCTGTTCGGCATTGGTACGGTAATGCTGGTGTTCTCGTTGATATCGACATCATCGGCGATCATCTCGGAGCGTGCGCCCAATGCTGCTTTCTCCGGGTTGGCACTGTCTGGCAGCGCCAACATGGAGGGCAAGGAACTGCGCTTCGGGCCTGAAATGTCGGCCCTGTGGGGGAGCTGGACGACCCAGACCTCGAACGGTTCGGTCAATGCCATGCATGACAGCTTCAATCCCATGGGTGGGCTGGTGGAATTGATGGACATGTTCGTCAACGTCACCTTCGGTGGGGTTGGTGTCGGTCTGATCGGTTACCTGTTGTATCTCATGCTGGCCGCTTTCATCGGCTCCCTGATGATCGGACGCGCGCCCGAGATTCTCGGCAAGCCGCTGGAAACCCGGGAGATGCGCTGGATATCCCTGGCCATCCTGGCCCAGCCGCTGGTGGTCCTTGGGCTGACCGCGATCACCCTGGCGTTTCCGAGCCTGACCGGCAACTCCAATCCGGGCTTCCATGGCTTGTCTCAGGTGCTCTACGAGTACACCTCGGCCTTTGCCAACAATGGTTCCGGTTTTGAAGGCCTGGGCGATGACACGCCGTGGTGGAACCTGAGCTGTGGACTTGCCCTGTTGGCTGGGCGTTTCTTGCCCATGCTGGCGCCTCTGGCGGTGGCCGCCTGGCTGGCACAGAAGCGCACCGCTCCGGCCGGACGCGGCACTCTGTCAATGGACAGCGCTGCCTTTGCAGGATTGACCGCAGGCGTCATCGTCATCATCAACCTGCTCGGCTTTCTGCCGGTCCTGGTCATGGGACCCGTGGCAGAACAACTGAGTCTGGCTTTCTGA
- the kdpB gene encoding potassium-transporting ATPase subunit KdpB, translated as MSLSSHTSQAPQHDTMRLHGRELMVESLRRFSPRALARNPVMAVVVVGTLVCALYTGLALVRGTSVWFSLSVTLILWATVLFANGAEALAESRGKAHAGSLRATKGQLKARRLDKGGREYLVPADDLRRGDQVRVRAGELIPADGEIIEGAGSINESAVTGESAPVLREAGTDSSGVNAGTKLLSDELVIEVSADPGESLLDRMIALVEGASRQKTPSELALSVLLSTLTLMFLIVVVTLVPMAEFIGVTPSPVMLVALLVCLIPTTIGGLLPAIGIAGMERAMRANLIAKSGKAVEIAGSIDTLLLDKTGTITLGDRKATEFSPCGGVAVAHLRDVAYQCSVDDPTPEGRSIVSLARDQGTQATLSTGADFLPFSASTRLSGVDLADGIRLRKGAPNAIAAFVEDNGGRLPDDYMRLVERISRDGATPLAVAEEDRLLGVIALSDVIKAGIAERFVQLREMGVKTVMVTGDNPLTAATIAAEAGVDDYIAEATPERKLEVIREEQAKGRLVAMMGDGTNDAPALAQADLGLAMNSGTQAAREAGNMVDLDSDPGKLLAAVEIGKQLLITRGALTTFSLANDVAKYFAILPAIFAASIPALGALDILGLHSPESAVLAAVVFNALVIPALIPFALRGVRFKASSATQLLRRNLLIYGLGGVLLPFPAIKLLDLIIAAFL; from the coding sequence ATGTCCTTATCCAGTCATACGAGCCAGGCACCACAACATGACACCATGAGGTTGCATGGCCGTGAGCTGATGGTGGAATCCCTGCGCCGGTTCAGCCCCCGGGCCCTGGCACGCAATCCGGTCATGGCCGTGGTCGTGGTAGGCACCCTGGTATGTGCGCTTTACACCGGCCTGGCTCTGGTTCGAGGTACCAGTGTCTGGTTTTCCTTGTCGGTGACCTTGATCCTGTGGGCCACTGTGCTGTTTGCCAATGGCGCAGAAGCCCTGGCGGAGTCTCGAGGCAAGGCCCATGCGGGAAGCCTCAGGGCCACCAAGGGACAACTGAAGGCGCGCAGGCTCGACAAGGGAGGCCGGGAATACCTCGTTCCTGCCGACGACCTGCGTCGAGGCGATCAGGTCCGGGTGCGTGCTGGCGAGCTGATTCCCGCCGATGGCGAGATCATCGAGGGCGCGGGCTCGATCAACGAGTCGGCGGTCACTGGTGAGTCGGCTCCCGTATTGCGAGAGGCCGGCACTGACAGCAGCGGGGTCAATGCCGGTACCAAGCTGCTCTCCGATGAGCTGGTCATTGAAGTCAGTGCTGACCCGGGCGAGTCCTTGCTTGATCGCATGATTGCACTGGTGGAAGGCGCCAGTCGGCAGAAAACACCCAGTGAGCTGGCGCTGTCTGTGTTGCTGTCCACGCTGACCCTGATGTTCCTGATCGTGGTGGTCACGCTGGTGCCGATGGCCGAGTTCATTGGCGTCACGCCGTCGCCGGTGATGCTGGTGGCGTTGCTGGTGTGTCTGATTCCAACCACTATCGGTGGCCTGCTGCCGGCAATTGGCATCGCCGGCATGGAACGAGCGATGCGTGCCAACCTGATCGCCAAGTCTGGCAAGGCAGTGGAGATTGCCGGCAGCATCGATACGCTGCTGTTGGACAAGACCGGTACCATTACCCTGGGGGATCGCAAGGCCACGGAGTTCTCTCCCTGTGGCGGTGTTGCCGTGGCACACCTGCGTGATGTGGCTTATCAATGTTCCGTGGACGACCCCACCCCGGAAGGACGTTCCATTGTCAGTCTTGCTCGGGACCAGGGCACCCAGGCGACCTTGTCTACCGGGGCCGATTTTCTGCCGTTCTCGGCATCGACTCGGCTGTCGGGTGTGGATCTGGCCGATGGCATCCGGCTGCGCAAGGGGGCACCCAATGCCATTGCGGCTTTTGTCGAGGATAACGGTGGCCGACTGCCTGATGATTATATGCGCCTGGTCGAGCGTATTTCCCGCGATGGTGCCACGCCATTGGCGGTTGCCGAGGAAGACCGGCTGCTTGGGGTGATCGCACTGTCCGATGTGATCAAGGCCGGCATTGCCGAGCGCTTCGTCCAGTTGCGTGAGATGGGCGTCAAGACGGTGATGGTGACAGGTGACAACCCCCTTACCGCTGCAACCATCGCGGCTGAAGCGGGTGTCGATGACTATATTGCCGAGGCCACGCCGGAGCGCAAGCTGGAAGTCATCCGCGAAGAGCAGGCCAAGGGGCGTCTGGTGGCGATGATGGGCGATGGTACCAATGATGCCCCGGCGCTTGCTCAGGCCGACCTGGGACTGGCGATGAATTCCGGTACCCAGGCAGCCCGGGAAGCGGGCAACATGGTGGATCTCGATTCCGATCCCGGCAAGTTGCTGGCAGCGGTGGAGATCGGCAAGCAGTTGCTGATCACCAGGGGCGCCTTGACGACGTTCTCCCTGGCCAACGATGTGGCCAAGTATTTCGCTATCCTGCCGGCCATTTTCGCGGCCAGCATCCCCGCGCTGGGAGCCCTGGATATCCTCGGCCTGCATTCGCCGGAGTCCGCTGTGCTGGCGGCGGTGGTCTTCAACGCTCTGGTGATTCCGGCACTGATTCCCTTCGCGCTTCGTGGGGTGCGCTTCAAGGCTTCCTCGGCGACACAACTATTACGACGCAACCTGTTGATTTACGGCTTGGGCGGTGTGCTGCTGCCGTTTCCTGCGATCAAATTGCTGGATCTGATCATCGCTGCGTTTCTGTGA
- the kdpC gene encoding potassium-transporting ATPase subunit KdpC produces the protein MTTFSMSRTSWWVSLRLVVVLALLLGLIYPLAVTLVGGALFPHQATGSLLYDREGKVVGSALVGQGFQEARYFHGRPSAADYAADGVSGSNLAPSNPQLRQRALDEAQRLQTRDGLVAGQIPVDLLAASGSGIDPHISLEAAQAQRARVAQQRGLSESEVDSMISAAIDDGGWLGKPLVNVLRLNLALDAR, from the coding sequence ATGACAACGTTTTCTATGTCACGTACTTCCTGGTGGGTATCACTGCGTCTGGTCGTGGTGCTGGCACTATTGCTGGGACTGATTTATCCCTTGGCGGTCACTCTTGTCGGAGGGGCGCTCTTTCCCCACCAGGCAACGGGTTCGCTGCTATACGACCGTGAGGGGAAAGTGGTAGGTTCGGCCCTGGTTGGCCAGGGTTTCCAGGAAGCAAGATATTTCCATGGACGGCCATCGGCGGCGGACTATGCTGCTGATGGAGTGTCAGGCTCGAACCTGGCACCGAGCAACCCGCAACTGCGTCAGCGAGCCCTGGACGAGGCGCAGCGGCTGCAGACTCGGGACGGCCTGGTGGCCGGGCAGATTCCGGTGGATCTGCTGGCGGCTTCCGGTTCGGGAATCGATCCGCATATTTCTCTCGAGGCAGCTCAGGCGCAGCGCGCACGAGTGGCGCAGCAGCGAGGTTTGAGCGAGTCTGAAGTCGATAGCATGATCAGTGCAGCCATCGATGATGGTGGTTGGCTCGGTAAGCCACTGGTCAATGTGTTGAGGTTGAATTTGGCGCTCGATGCCCGTTAG
- a CDS encoding sensor histidine kinase yields the protein MKKPGSQEVPRPDPDALLKSARREARGCLRIFLGAAPGVGKTYGMLRTAQERCAQGDEIVIGVIESHGRVETEQLCEGIERLALAERMYRGRSFHEFDLDAALARAPDIILVDELAHRNIPGSRHPRRYQDIEDLLDAGIDVWTTLNVQHIESLNDIVARVTGIRMRETIPDSLISRARDITLIDLTPDELIQRLQQGKVYVPEQARAALDSFFSEANLTALRELAMQTMAERVDADVRDSMGVRGVEGPWPVRPKVLVALSGRPEDTSLIRAAHRMAERQHASWRAVHVDTGLDTPAIHLELERSSQLVERLGGEVVILAGQSRLMELLDYARRNNITTLVIGRAVSRPWRFWHRSLGSKLLKVARDFDLVIVSESGRCKQSKPFTLFERSWLSLSRREYWVPLAVLPATLAIALGIDRVMELANVSLVFLTGVLVVAAFSGTRAAMLCAGLSFLAYNFLFTEPRYTLFMDHRHQLLSVVFFLAVAMIGGQLAGHARRQLIALRESRDQTQKLLQFSRALSVAADHSGVRQVGVATLADWLQVPTVYLESTAEDDELHLSESRPGVLNLDATARQAAMWTYYHQRPSGYGSDTLSSQRWRFIPLVDKDVVLGVVGLALADRQAPLVYEQEMLIDTLLNQLTTALARTRMVSDLSAARMAEENERLRSALLSSVSHDLRTPLASIIGAASSLRDLDEQLSSEDKRELLDGVLGESERLNRYIQNLLDMTRLGHGAMKIERDWVTLPDLVNSALKRLGAPLAKLHVTRHWAVDLPLLYVHPALIEQALVNIIENAARYSKPSDDISKPGDDIRIVAEQKGSDMVICICDQGPGIPEEMRERVFDMFFSGGEGDRGRHGSGLGLAICRGMIGAHGGSIRAEGNPTGVGTCIIIHLPLEDSPPGPQESEAADEC from the coding sequence ATGAAGAAACCGGGAAGTCAGGAAGTGCCTCGCCCTGATCCTGATGCCTTGCTCAAGTCCGCGCGCCGTGAGGCGCGCGGCTGTTTGCGTATCTTTCTTGGCGCCGCTCCGGGGGTCGGCAAGACCTATGGCATGTTGCGCACAGCCCAGGAGCGCTGTGCGCAGGGTGATGAAATCGTCATCGGCGTGATCGAGTCTCACGGGAGGGTAGAGACCGAACAACTGTGCGAGGGCATCGAGCGGCTGGCTCTGGCCGAGCGGATGTATCGTGGGCGCAGTTTCCATGAGTTCGATCTGGATGCCGCCCTGGCTCGGGCCCCGGATATCATCCTGGTCGACGAACTGGCCCATCGTAATATCCCTGGCAGCCGCCACCCGCGGCGCTACCAGGATATCGAGGACTTGCTCGATGCGGGTATCGATGTGTGGACCACGCTCAATGTCCAGCATATCGAAAGCCTCAACGATATCGTCGCCCGGGTCACGGGTATCCGCATGCGAGAGACGATACCGGACTCCTTGATCAGTCGGGCCCGGGACATCACCTTGATCGACCTGACCCCTGATGAACTGATCCAGCGTCTCCAGCAAGGCAAGGTGTATGTTCCTGAGCAGGCCAGGGCGGCGCTGGACAGCTTCTTCAGTGAAGCGAACCTGACTGCCTTGCGTGAGCTGGCCATGCAGACCATGGCCGAGCGGGTGGACGCGGATGTGCGTGACTCCATGGGAGTGCGCGGTGTGGAGGGGCCCTGGCCAGTACGGCCGAAGGTCCTCGTTGCCCTTAGCGGGCGCCCGGAAGATACCAGCCTGATTCGTGCAGCACATCGCATGGCGGAACGACAACATGCCTCCTGGCGGGCAGTGCATGTCGATACAGGCCTCGATACACCAGCGATACATCTGGAGCTGGAGCGCTCCAGCCAACTGGTCGAGAGATTGGGTGGCGAGGTTGTCATCCTGGCCGGCCAGAGCCGCCTGATGGAACTTCTCGATTACGCTCGGCGTAACAACATCACTACTCTGGTCATCGGACGTGCGGTGTCTCGACCATGGCGTTTCTGGCACCGCTCCCTGGGCAGCAAATTGCTCAAGGTCGCGCGGGACTTCGACCTGGTCATCGTCTCCGAAAGCGGGAGGTGCAAGCAGAGCAAGCCCTTTACGTTGTTTGAACGTTCATGGCTTTCCCTTAGCCGGCGCGAATACTGGGTACCGTTGGCCGTGTTGCCGGCAACACTGGCAATTGCGCTGGGCATTGATCGGGTGATGGAACTGGCCAATGTTTCCCTGGTGTTTCTCACGGGTGTGCTGGTGGTGGCCGCCTTTAGCGGAACTCGGGCGGCCATGCTGTGCGCTGGACTGAGCTTCCTGGCCTACAATTTCCTCTTCACTGAACCACGCTACACCCTGTTCATGGACCACCGCCATCAACTGCTTTCGGTGGTGTTCTTTCTTGCCGTGGCCATGATAGGAGGGCAGTTGGCCGGTCATGCCCGGCGCCAACTCATTGCGCTGCGTGAGAGCCGCGACCAGACCCAGAAGCTGTTGCAGTTTTCCCGTGCCTTGTCGGTGGCGGCCGATCATTCTGGTGTGCGGCAGGTCGGTGTCGCCACGCTGGCCGATTGGCTGCAGGTACCTACGGTGTATCTCGAAAGTACGGCAGAGGATGATGAACTGCATTTGAGCGAGTCCCGCCCCGGTGTATTGAATTTGGATGCTACGGCCCGCCAGGCGGCGATGTGGACCTATTATCATCAGCGCCCCAGCGGATATGGCTCTGATACGCTGTCATCTCAGCGCTGGCGCTTCATTCCACTGGTCGACAAGGATGTTGTGCTGGGTGTCGTCGGGCTGGCCCTGGCCGATCGCCAGGCACCATTGGTCTACGAGCAGGAAATGCTCATCGATACGCTGCTCAATCAACTGACGACGGCGCTGGCGCGTACTCGCATGGTCAGCGACTTGAGTGCGGCGAGGATGGCGGAAGAGAACGAGCGCCTGCGTTCAGCGTTGCTGTCTTCGGTGTCTCATGACTTACGTACGCCACTGGCATCGATCATCGGTGCGGCCAGCTCCCTGCGCGATCTGGATGAGCAGTTGTCCAGCGAGGACAAGCGTGAGCTTCTCGATGGTGTACTGGGTGAAAGCGAACGCCTCAACCGATATATCCAGAACCTGTTGGATATGACTCGCCTTGGCCATGGTGCGATGAAGATCGAGCGGGATTGGGTAACGTTGCCTGACCTGGTCAATTCGGCGCTCAAACGCCTCGGTGCGCCTCTGGCCAAGCTGCATGTCACGCGCCATTGGGCGGTGGACCTGCCACTCTTGTATGTGCATCCTGCGCTGATCGAACAGGCGCTGGTCAATATCATAGAAAATGCGGCGCGCTATTCGAAACCCAGTGACGACATTTCGAAACCCGGTGATGACATTCGCATCGTTGCCGAGCAGAAAGGCAGCGACATGGTGATTTGTATCTGTGACCAGGGGCCGGGTATCCCCGAGGAGATGCGTGAGCGGGTATTCGACATGTTCTTCAGTGGAGGAGAAGGCGACCGTGGTCGCCATGGCAGTGGCCTGGGACTGGCAATATGCCGCGGGATGATAGGAGCCCATGGGGGCTCGATCAGGGCTGAAGGCAACCCGACCGGAGTCGGTACCTGTATCATCATTCACCTACCCTTGGAGGATTCTCCACCGGGACCACAGGAGAGCGAGGCAGCGGATGAGTGTTGA
- a CDS encoding response regulator produces the protein MSVDQNRVLVVDDELQIRRFLRISLSSQGFDVIEAENGEQALLRALNDKPDVVLLDLGLPDVDGHDVLCAIRAQSDVPVMVVSVRASEDEKVMALDAGANDYVTKPFGIQELLARVRAVLRYRRQTSGVAKVRRLQAGDLVIDLDDRRITLSGKAVKLTPKEYSVLALLAEFPGRVVTQAQILKDIWGPVHQHDTHYLRIVISRLRQKLGDSSEQSELIQTESGVGYRLMAAEVEDT, from the coding sequence ATGAGTGTTGATCAAAATCGTGTCCTTGTCGTCGATGATGAGCTGCAGATTCGCCGTTTTCTGCGTATCAGCCTCAGCTCCCAGGGCTTCGACGTCATTGAAGCTGAAAACGGTGAGCAAGCCTTGCTGAGGGCGTTGAACGACAAGCCCGATGTGGTGCTGCTCGACCTTGGGCTGCCTGACGTGGACGGCCACGATGTATTGTGTGCCATCCGCGCCCAGAGTGATGTCCCGGTGATGGTCGTGTCGGTGAGAGCATCGGAGGATGAAAAGGTCATGGCCCTGGATGCTGGAGCCAATGATTATGTGACCAAACCCTTCGGTATCCAGGAACTGCTGGCCAGGGTGCGCGCGGTGTTGCGTTATCGTCGCCAGACCAGTGGTGTTGCCAAGGTTCGGCGCTTGCAGGCGGGGGATCTGGTCATTGACCTGGATGATCGGCGTATCACCCTGTCCGGGAAAGCTGTGAAGCTGACACCCAAGGAGTACTCCGTACTGGCGTTGTTGGCCGAGTTTCCTGGGCGCGTGGTCACCCAGGCCCAGATACTCAAGGATATCTGGGGCCCCGTGCATCAGCATGACACCCATTACCTGCGTATCGTCATCAGCCGTTTGCGCCAGAAGCTGGGGGATAGTTCCGAGCAGTCGGAACTGATCCAGACAGAGTCCGGCGTTGGCTATCGACTGATGGCGGCCGAGGTCGAGGACACTTGA